From Pedobacter sp. MC2016-14:
GGAGAGCCGGTGACCGCGTTAAAGTTGTGTTTCCAAACGTTAAATCGGATAAACATGCTACAGGTGTTCTATTTACGGATGAATTCACTGACGAAAATGATGAACCATGTGCTATTTTCAGGCCAATAGAGGATGGGATTGTACGGGAAGATTTGGCATACAAAATGCCCACTAAGTTGTTTGTGAAAGATTAAATGTACAAATAGCTGGAGATCGTTTTTAAGAAGCAATCCCTCGCTGGGCCATTGTTAAAAAATGATCAAAAACAACATCGCATTTCGTACTGTAAATAGCGCGGTCATAGCTATCTGGCAATGTATCATTTAGCACACGTTTAATTGCTCCAAGCACCTGAAAGCGGGTTTGATTGTCTTTATACCAATCAGTAATCAAAACTGTTGGTTTTTCTTCTTTTAATTTATGTAATAAATTTTTTGCGGCTAACTTTACTCTTTGTTCCTCCTCTTTAGTCAGATTGTCTTTTTTCAGAAGATCGAACAATTCAAGTTCCGCATCTGTCATTCCTTCTCTTGCTGCTCGCATTTCTTCCTCTTTCATTTGCTGAACGAAGTCCATTAAATCGTCAAAGTAGTTTTCATTACTGGAATTACCTGAATTGTAACGGTCAATGATTTCCTGCAGTTTTTGAGCAAAGCTGATGCGGGTCGTATTTCTTCCTATCATTTGCTGTAATTTGTCGGCAATAAACGACCTTAAATCTGCAATTTCAATATGTTTATAAGGGGCTTGCTGGTACTCTTCTCTTAATTTTTCTATATTCAGTTTGCTTAAATCTATTTGCTTCCAGGCTTTAATATAATAAGGGGAATCTTCCAGTATATTAGCCGTATCGGCATTAATAGGCTCATCCTGAGCAATAATACTTTCGTCTAATAATTGACTTATTCTTCGTTTGGCGCTATCAAGATTCCCCCTGTCGGCACGTCCGTCCATAACCGATCTTAGGTAATGAATAATTACTGCCAGAGGAAACTCTTTACGTCTGCCTAATATTTCAGGTTTGCAGGCTTCATATAATGCATCGATGGTATTGTCGTAGACTACAAACTGCTTTTTATCTTCTTCATTTGATAAAATAATATCGGTATATTCATCAAACAAGCTCAGTTTACTAAATAAGATATCGGATGTTTCAATTTTATGGAGATCTATACCTCGTTCCTTACACCATTGCTCACATTGGCTGATAGCATCACGCAGTAATACGTACAATTGATCTTTTTCCCTTACCGGAAGCTCTTCCGTACTTGCATCGGTGGCGTCTATTTTTCCTCCTCCATACGAAGCAAAGGCTTTTTTCAGGTTTCTGAATACATTGTAATAATCTACAATCAACCCATTCTTTTTGGGTTTATTAAAAATCAGATGATCGGTAACCCTGTTGGCCCGGGCAATGGTCTGCATCAAGGTATGGTCTTTCATCGGTTTGTCCAGATAAAGAGTCGAGACCGTCGGGGCATCAAAACCCGTTAGCCACATACTGCATACGAATACCAGTTGGAGTGGATCTTTAGGTTCCTTAAATTTATCCTCCAATTCCTGACCGTTTTCATCGGGTGTCACCATACGTTCCCTGTGCGATTTGATGTGGAGCCCCTGTTTGAGAAACTTCTCTTCTTCTCCGGCTTCTTCACTAACCACCACAGCCATATCGGTTTTGCGCATCCAATCTAATATACGCTTGCTATCTTCTTTTTCTTCCAGGTTTTTTGTTTCATTGATTTGTCTTTGTAATTTTCGTTTTTCTTCCTCCCAGAGCCGTTTTACCTTATCATACATCCTGACTGCGGTAAATTTATCAATGGTGATGACCATACCTTTTCCCAAATAGCCCCGTCTGGGGAAATGGTATACGATATCCCGGGCGATGGTTTCCAATCGATCATCACGTTTGATGACCTCCATCTCACGGGAAAACTCCTGTTCCAGCTTTACCTGCTGTTCATCGGTAAGGTTTTCATCGCTTACAATTTCTGCCAAATCTTCGTCGATATCATCATTTTGTAGCAATACTTCAGGTACCCGTTTATGATAAAATAGCGGGACAGTCGCTTCATCTTCGATACTTTGCTTGAAATTATATTCTGAGATGGTTTTACCAAACCAATCCTGAGTCAATTGTTTACTGCCCAAAAGTGGCGTTCCTGTGAAGGCAATATATTGAGCATTGGGTAATCCCGTACGCATATTCTCCGCCAGATCTTTATATTGCGTACGGTGAGCTTCATCAACAATCACGACAATATCGTTTCTGGTTGACAATACAGGATAAACCTGGCCTTTGGGATACCTGAATTTTTGAATGAGAGTAAAAATATAACGGGTATTGGTGCCTAACATTTCCCTCAGGTCTTCACTGTTTTTCGGTCTGCATTTTACATTTTTTGTAAAGGCACCTGCTCCTAAAAAATTCCTATATATCTGACTGTCCAGATCATCGCGATCTGTTACGATAAGAAAAGTAAAATTACCCGTGAACTTGCGAAATACCTTTTGGGTAAAGAAGATCATACTGAAACTCTTACCGCTTCCCTGCGTGTGCCAAAAGACCCCGAGTTTTCCTTTATTTGCACTATCCGTTCCTGCCGCATCGTGTTGTAACCGGAGAGAGAAGTGGTCAACTGCATTGTTCACTCCTAAAAACTGATGGTTTTTTGCCGCAATTTTTACTTGGTCATTGTAATACATGATGAAATGCTCCAGATAATCCAATAAACGATTTTTTTCACATAATCCTAATACTGCGTAATCGAGACTGACACCATATTGTTGGATACGTTGCTTATCTGGAAATTCCTTTTCGTTCTCCGGACGCAGCCAGTTAAAGAAATGCTCAAATCCTGCATTGAAACTCCCCACTTTGGTTTCCAGACCATTGCTGATCATACAAATTGCATTGTAATGAAAAAGCAATGGTATATCTTTACGATAATTAATCAGGTTATCATCATAGGCATTGCGTAAGGCAATATTACTGTTCTTGAGCTCAATGAATATAATCGGAAGCCCATTAATATATACTATTAAGTCAGGCCTGCGGCGGATATAAGGTCCTTGTACCCAGAGCTGAGACACGACCAGGTAATCATTTTTATCTACATTTTGTTCGTCAAAAGAAATGACTCTGACTGTTACAGGTTCTTTCTTTCCTTCTTTATTCTCTATTTCTAAAGGAACCCCATTTTTAATTAACCCATAAAGTTCTCTGTTAGCGGACAATTCGGACTGATCAAAACGCGTACGGCACAGCTCTTCAAAGGCCTGGTCTACTACTGACGGAGGCAATTGGGGGTTTAACTCGGTCAGTTTTGCCCGCAGTAACGGTTTTATAACAACATCTTTTTCATCCGTACGACCAGTTATGTCCGTATGATGACAGTTAATATGGCGATATCCGAGGTTATTGACAAATACCTCGATAATTGCTTTTTCTATCTGATCTTCCGAAATGAAGTTATGCATGAATGATGTTGTTAATAATTCATATTTTTAGTCTGTATAGTTTTCCGGATTCCAATAATCCTTCGCGAATCCAACGATTTCTTGCTGACGTGTTTTTATTTGCGCTTTTCCCCAATTTGTCTTCTGTGATTCCATTTGTTGGCGGGAGATGAGTGTGGAAATAGTTAATCTTTCTTCTGGAGATGCATTGCTGTCACTGGCATTTCTACCTCTCGTAGCCAATACCATATTTCCAATGTTATGCAGATATTTTTCACGAAACTCTTCTTCATATTCCTTATCACAGGGGTTTTGTGGCGCCCAATGATCGAGTGTATTTTCCAGTTTGGTTTTTCCGTACAAATTATTGAATTCAGGAAACAGCATATAGTGTTCTCTTATACCATCCCGCAGGTTATTTTCATATTTCCATAAAAGATATCTGGTCAGCCCGAAATAGTGATGATCACCATCCAGGTAGGCATGAAAATCCCGCTCAAAGTTCCAGTAGTTTTTAAAACCAAACCTTGCATGATAGAGTAATTGTCCCTTTAGTTGAGAAAGGTTATGTCCTGTATATCCATACGCAATCTGAGGAAGATAATTTGTATAATAGTTTCCTGAAGTATATTTGAGTCTGAAAAGTATTATTTCCATTAATCTTATTACAGATTCCAGTTCGTCGGAATTTTCGTGAAAATGGTACAGCTTGATAAGTAATGGAAAGCTATTGGGCTGATCAAGAAATAGTACATCCGCAATAGAGCTGTATGTATTTCGCTTTTCTTGTATAGTAATTACATATTCAAAAGAGCGCTTCAAGTCTACTACAAATGTTCTAATCCATTTAGATTGCTCTCCAATAGGTACTTTAGATAACGCATTTTTCACCTGTTCTATAGCTGTATTTGCCTGTGGTAAAAAAGCGGTCGTATGGTAGTTAAGCACCTGATCTTCATCCGCGATTTCATTTTTTTCGACTGCTTTGTAAATGGCTTCAAACTCCTTTTCAACAAAACCAATGGCTTGATCAGGTTTTATGTCCGTATGTTTACAGGCAAGAAAAATCTGAAGCATTAAAAATGCTTTTAACTTTTCGAGATTGGTCAGGTCTTTCCCCCGGTCATTCTGAAAAGTGAATATCTGCGTTGCCTCTGCTTTACCTTCCACCTTATCTGTGGTGATCTTCGCATTTTCTATAAGTGATTTCCAATGCAACACATCCCTAATTTCTGCCTTTTGAATTTTTTTACCCAGATAATCATAAGCTTCTTTAATGCGTCGTCTTGATCGGGTGTCAATTTTATCTTCCCGGTTTTCTACAATCAGGTTAAAGAAAAAATTGTTATCGTATGCTACCGTCTCAAATTTTTGCTGTTCGTCCGTATTTTGCAGGTATTCATTATATAAATTCTCTGCTTCCTTATTATATTCAGGTATTCTTTTTAATTTTTTATAGATACAGCTTAAGAAAATAATAGCTGTAGTCATTCTTTGCTGCCCATCGATAATCCAATATTTATGGGTATTGATATTATCTTGTTCGAAAAGGAGATGACCCAAATGATACTGCGCCACATTAGCGGGATGCTCCTGCAGATCCTTTAAAAACTGCGGGACTTGTTTGTCTTCCTCTGATCCGACATCCCATGAATATGCCCGCTGATAATTCGGTACAGCAAAATGATTTCTCCTTGGGCTGAAAATATCTCCTATTGTAGTTTTATAATCCATATTTCAGGTTTAGGTGATCCAATTTTTCTCTTTCATCCATTGCAGGCATTTAAACCAGCGTTCTTCAGATATGCGTTGTTTGCTTTCATGCCAGTTATTCAGGACCTCATAGATAATAGCCTGATCAGTGGGCAGTTGTTTTTTGGCTTTCAAGTCACGCCAAGCCTCATATAGCGTGGCCACCATTTCTGCTTTTTCGGTTTTTTCTTTACCAAATAAAAGCAATAAGTTTTCTATGCCTGCTTCCTTATCAATATAATACTTAGTGAACCAGTTTTTATACTCCTCTTTCTTAGGCAGTGTAGTATATTGGTATTTGTTGTCTGTTTTCTTACATTCAAACCATTGCGCTTTTTTGAGTTGGCTGTCAATGGATCGGATCATACGGTTGTCATAAGGACCTGCCGCATCTCTATGGTAATGACTTGCTGTTTCTATCTCCACTAAGTGCTCACACAAATACATTAGCTTCATTAATTTTACATGACCGAATGTCGGCTCATCTTTCAGATGGTCGATAATATGGGCTGCCAATACCCTGCGCTGAAAGAAAGGATTGCTTTTTACTTTTGTATCTTCCGTTGATCTTTCTATCGTATCATTTACTTGATGTGATTCGGTGCTTTCAGTTTTGTTAAACTCATTATGTGGTTTTACCTTCAGTTTGCCACTGATCAATCTGGGTAAAAGGCGGTCTCTGATTTTTTGAAGTTCATCTTTTTGCTGTTCAAGAATTTCAATCTGTTGAAATATAGGTTCAACTAATTTTTTAAATTTTTCCTGAAGCTTAATATCAGCTACCCATAATTTAATTTTATGAAGGTGGTTTTGATTTAATGATGGTACACCAGCACCAGAGTTAAAAGATTCAAGATCTAGTTGTTTGAGTGTATAAAAAACATATAAAGGTTCGTTGCCTTTGAAATCTTTAACATACAATGATGTATTTAATGGCCAGCCATTACTATTTACATACAGAACCTTACCTAAGCTCCCCGATCGACCTGTCGTTATAATAGGAGCTTTGACTTTAAACTCGTTATGATAAGCTTTGATACTAGTAGAAGCAATTACAGGATATGTACCTTGCTGAATTTTATCTTCTGGTAAATCAAACCCACGATTTAGTTTTACAAAATCTTTGAAATATTTGATTTCCCCAACATCTTCCGGAATACCTTTTGCGAATTTTGTATTTTTATAATTGGGAAAACGCATTCGTACAAACCATTCATTGTAGAGTTCTTGGGTTATTTCATTTAGTAACTTTATACGTTGATTATTCAATGCTATAAAGTTATCATAGCCAGATAGTATTGAGGCAATTCGTTGTTGCAGAGAAAGGTTAGGTATTTTTATTTTTTGACTATGTAGATGATTTTGATTTAATGTAGGCACACCTGCACCTGAATTGAAATTTTCAAGATTCATAGTTTGAAGAAGGTAATATATATACTTTGGGTTATTACCTTTAAAGTCTTTTACATAAAGACTAGTATTGAGAGGCCAAAAATCATCTGCAATATATTGAACAATGCCTAAGCTCCCAGAGCGACCAGTAACCACACCAGGGCCTTTTATTTTAAATATTTCGTGGTAAGCTTTAATATTTGTACTAGCAACGATAGGATATTTGCCTTCCTTGATTTTATTATTCGGCAAATCAAACCCTCTGTTGAGTTTTATGCATTCATTAAAATATTTTTCGTAGAAAATGATCATGTCATTAAATCATTTAAATCGTTATTGATTGCACTTTCTAATTTATGTGATGTTGAATTTAAATCATTAAGACATCTTAAACGTGATTTCATTTCAGACTTAAATTCTTCCTCTGTCAATCCATCCTCTTCTATTATTATACCTACATAGCGACCAGTGTTTAAGCTCCAGTCCTGTTCTTCTATCTCAGCTAACGTAGCCGCTTTACAAAGCCCAGTTACATCTTCATATATTCCATTAGGGAAACGCTCCTGTAACCATTGAATTTGGTTATAATAATATTGTTCTTTATCCAATAGCATTTTATGCCGGTTTCTTGCTTCTTCCAACTGCTTTTCCCAGCGTTTTATTTCTTTGGCATTTTCAGGTTCAGCTTGTTCTATTTGCTCTACTCTTGAAGCCTGTTTTGCTGCTTGTTTTTTATAATCTTTTGCTTTGTTTTGATATTGTGTTATAAGTTCTTCCAAACGATGAGTTTCACCACGATAGAGCCGCATAATCGTAGCAATGTTCTGTATCTGCTCTTCTGTAAACTCTCTTAATGCACGGGTTACCTGACGGAAGATATTACGGGCATCAATAAATAAAACTTTAGGTTCGCTATCTTCTTTACGCTTATCAAAGAACCAAAGTGTCGCCGGTAAGGTAACGGTATAGAACATGTTTTTGGGCAGTGTGAGCATACAATCGATCACTCCACTTTTAATCAGATTTTTACGAATGTCCGCTTCGCTATTACGAGCATCACTGGCAGAGTTAGCCATAACCAGTGCTGCACGCCCCTGTGGTTTCAGGGAAGTGGCAAACAGGTTGATCCATAAATAATTTCCGTTAGGTACTGTATTGGGATCATCCTTCTTTTTGCCTGTCTTTTTAGTTTTATTTTGCGGTATTCCGTATTCATTAAATCGCTTTTGTCCTTTTACCCTGTCCAGGTTGACATCATCTACATTAAAGGGAGGATTTGCCATCACATAATCAAAACGACCATAGCTGTCATAGGGATCTTCATAATAGCTATTGGCAGGTTTTATCTCGCCTCTAAGGCCATTTACTGCAAGGTTCATCCGGGCTAATTTTACCGTTTCCGGTGTACGCTCTGCGCCGTATACCATCAGGTCTTTCGTGTCCGTATCATGCAATTCTTCTCTTCTGCGGTCTATAAACTGTGAACTTTGTACGAACATACCGGCACTGCCACACGCAGGATCAAATATGGTACCTTTATACGGTTCGATTATTTCCACCATCAGCTTTACGACACTGGTAGGCGTGAAGAATTCTCCACCACCTTGTCCTTCTGCCAATGCAAATTCGCTAAGAAAATATTCATACACCTTCCCGAAGACATCACCGGTTACATCCTCCGGAATGTCTGCAAATATTTTTAATAGTGTTTTAGGCAAACTATTGTCATCCGGTTTGATGAGTTTAAAATATTCATCTTTTGGTAGACTATCTTGTAATTCAGGTTTGTATAGTTCAATTTTTTCCATGGCTACCTTAATAGCCTTGGCAATATTTTCCTTTTCAGGAAGCGTTAATAAGTAATCGTATTCTGCTTCCGGTGGTAGATAGAATCCACATTTCTCAATCGCTATTTCATGTGGTTCCCGCTGCATTCTGCTATTTTTCTGGGCTTCAAGCTCAGCAGTAATCAGCGGTTTTACTTTGTTATATCTTATAGATGCAAATCGTAAGAAAATCAAACCCAAAATAGGCGTAGCATACTCGCTTGCTTTGAGCCCGCTATCTACTCTGAGTTTATCCGCAGCTTCCCATAGACGATCTTCCAATGCTTTTAGTTGTTCCACAGTCATTTATTATTTGTTTCTTTTACTTAATTCATATTTGGTAAGGTCTAATGCAATTTCTGCTGTAGGCTCATCTTTCAGAACTTCATACAACTTATCTGCTAGCCAAACAGACAAAAAATCTTCCTGAGAGGATCCCAATAATTCAGCTAATAACAGTACCTGTTCTCTCTTGGCTTGTCTTTCTCCTCGTTCGATCTTACTGAACATGGGTGTATCTATATCCAGTTTTGCTGCTAATTCTCTTTGCAACAATTTTTTCGCCTCTCTTAGCTCCCTGATTTTAGTTCCAAAACTCATAGGATTTCCTCTGTTAAACTTGTCAAATATTGACAAATATAGTGATAAACTATCGAGAGCTGTATTCAATATCAAATCCTGCTTGGAAAGCTTCTAATAACTACAAATTTGATGATTGGGAAAATATGATTTTTACCGATTACCAAATGCTGAAAAATTCGTAAGAAAAACTAATCTTGAAATTAAACAAATACATCATTCAAATGAAAGCAGCTTATCTATATGTCCGTGTCAGTACGGACGAACAAAAAAAGAGGGGATACTCTTTGCCTGAACAGGAAGATCGGCTAATAAAATACTGTCGGTATAACAACATAGAGATTAAAGGAATTTTTCGTGAAGACTTTTCCGCCAAAAATTTCAATCGTCCCGAATGGAAAAAACTGGTTTTGACAATTAAAAACCGATCAAAAGAAGACAAGAATATACTTTTCATTAAATGGGATCGATTCAGCCGGAATATTGAATACGCTTACGAGATGATCGGAATGTTACGAAGATATAGAACTACGGCAATGGCTATTGATCAGCCAATAGACTTTTCAGTACCGGAAAGTACCGTAATCCTTGCAGTTTACCTATCGGTGCCAGAAGCCGAAAACAGCAGAAGAGCCTTGAACACAGCAAACGGAATTCGCAGGGCAAAACAGATGGGCAGGTATCCTAGCAAGGCACCTATAGGCTTCATTAATTTAACGACATTGGATGGAAAAAAAATCATCGTGCAAAAGCAACCTGAGGCAAGTATCATCAAATGGGTCTTCGATCAGCTTGCTAAGAACCTCAATAAGATAGAGGTGGTCCGAAAGACGGCCCATGATAAAGGACTGAAATGTTCAAAGTCACATTTTTTTAGACTTGTTCGTAATCCTGCCTATTGCGGGCTTATTCAAGTGCGTCTCAACGCTGATGAACAATATTTGGTTAAAGGCATTCATGATCCACTAATCAGCAAAGCATTGTTTTATGAAGTTCAGCATATTACCTTACGATTACATAGGGGGTTATCAAAAATATTATCAACCAAACGACATATAAAAAATGACTAGTATGAATTATACCGACAAGAAAATTTCAGATAAACGGGCAATTGCGATATTAGCAAAGAACGGCATTCAGGTGGATGATGAGGAAGCTGTTATTATATTAGAGTTTCTGTATCTTGTATCAAAGAATCTCTCAAAAAACAAGGAAGAAAAAAATGTGGGAATCCTTAAAGAGAAATCGAACTTCAGAAAAAGCTCTTAAATAGGCCGGGAGCGAGGCTTTTTAAAAGAATCTCATTCGACACACTAAAAATGTTTTCAAAATATCGAACTATAAATGGCTATTCTGTAATAGGTTGGGTCACAGATTTTTATTGGCATAAAAAAAGGAGACAACCATTATCTAGTGTCTCCTTAAGTGATCCCGCTGGGATTCGAACCCAGGACCACTACATTAAAAGTGTAATGCTCTACCAGCTGAGCTACGGAATCAAAGTTCTTCTGAACTTTACTACAAACGCTTTCTGTTTGGAGTGGTGCAAAGGTAGAATTAATAATTTAATAACCTAAAAATATTTTAAAAAATATTTAGGCCTATTTTTCATGCTTCACCCACAGGTTAAAAATCTCCACTTCGCCATAAGCGTAACAGGACTCACCCTCAACCTTTTTCTTTCCTTTGCAGGAAGATTGTACATAAGCACCCGCTTTAAAATAGGCATTAGAATAATTTTCATCGAGCGTATATTTTAATTCATCGTTGTAATAACATTGCGTTTTATTGCCCGAAACCACAAATTTAACGGTAAACCGGGTACCCAAAACATAGTTGGCATCCAACACCGTTCTTTCGCCACCATTGGCAGATACCAACAGCTTTGTGCCTTCCAGCCTAAAAAAGATCACATACCGCTCCGCATCATGGATCTGGCCCACCACAATGTGTTTCCGAACATCGGGCAAATGCGTAACCCGCTGATCAATGAATAGGGTATGGGTGCCTTCAGCAGATGACCATGCTGCAGGCGTTTTGCTGTCCTCCTGCATCTCTCTAAGCTCCGAACGCGGGAAATTAGAGCCACTGGTCGTTTCGCCGCCTGTCATCGCTTTAAAAGTGACCGCATCCTTTTTTTTATTGAGGAAAAAATAGTTCTCATCCGCATAAGTGTTTAATTCCGGTTGTTTGATCTCGTCCGGGTTTCCATTGTGCTCGGTGTTCACCGGTAAAGTGAGCTTCCAGCCTTTCAGGTTTAAGACTTCGCCAGGTGCTTTAGTAGACTGCGAAAATGCCAGCTGACTAGAAAAGGCAAGAAAGAGCAGCAAAAGGAAAGGGGATAGTGTTTTTAATTTCATAGCTTGTTTATTTTAAATTAGCGCCAAGGGCCGCTTTAGCGGATGATAAATGGAGCAGGGGAGAGCTGGCTTTTAAACGGAAATCCTGCGCAGCGGGATTGACAAAAGCAGGATCCAGGTTATGGATAAATTGGCCAGAAACCTTCCCATAAGTAGAATTGACCTTGCCCGATTGGTAAAAATTACAATAATCCACTTTCAAATCGTCCGCAATGTATTCCTCAAATTTAATGCTGCTGCCTCCTTGTCCTGATTTATAAAAAATACTGTTCAGGATGCTGGCATGTTGTACACCCTGCAATTTCATCGCAGCGCCTTTCTCCCGGTTGTCTACTTCATTAAAGGTACATTGATTAACGATCAAAAAGGGGCCTAAAGTACTTTCATCGTTTCCACCACGGTACAAATTTAGCGCACTGCCCAATACCCCTGTAAAAACACAGTTCTGGATCAGCGTATTTTCAGCATTGTAAATGCCTTTGTCCTCTTTTTCCGCAGAAAAGTCAATCGCCGTGCCCGACAGGTTGCTGAATTTGCTGTTTATAACCACCAGGCTATCTGCAAAGGTGCTTTTAGAAGCTTTGATGGCACTAAAGGTGCTTTCGTTAAAATTGTAAAAATGGCAATCCTCTACAAAAAGGCTGTAATGGCGGTTCATGGGCAAATCGGTGCTTCGGATGCCAGCCTGTACATCGCCAAAACTTTCAAAGGTTCCGGAAAAAGCCAGTCCTTTAACCTTTAACTCGCCGCCATTTTCAATGCTGATGAAAGCCGGAATGGATTGGTTCGCTACATTCACCAATACCGGTTGAGCGGCTAAAGCCGGAGCAGCCATAAATACCAGTTTGTTTTTAACCACCATTTCGCTTTTCAACTTATAATGGCCCGCCTC
This genomic window contains:
- a CDS encoding DUF262 domain-containing protein, whose amino-acid sequence is MDYKTTIGDIFSPRRNHFAVPNYQRAYSWDVGSEEDKQVPQFLKDLQEHPANVAQYHLGHLLFEQDNINTHKYWIIDGQQRMTTAIIFLSCIYKKLKRIPEYNKEAENLYNEYLQNTDEQQKFETVAYDNNFFFNLIVENREDKIDTRSRRRIKEAYDYLGKKIQKAEIRDVLHWKSLIENAKITTDKVEGKAEATQIFTFQNDRGKDLTNLEKLKAFLMLQIFLACKHTDIKPDQAIGFVEKEFEAIYKAVEKNEIADEDQVLNYHTTAFLPQANTAIEQVKNALSKVPIGEQSKWIRTFVVDLKRSFEYVITIQEKRNTYSSIADVLFLDQPNSFPLLIKLYHFHENSDELESVIRLMEIILFRLKYTSGNYYTNYLPQIAYGYTGHNLSQLKGQLLYHARFGFKNYWNFERDFHAYLDGDHHYFGLTRYLLWKYENNLRDGIREHYMLFPEFNNLYGKTKLENTLDHWAPQNPCDKEYEEEFREKYLHNIGNMVLATRGRNASDSNASPEERLTISTLISRQQMESQKTNWGKAQIKTRQQEIVGFAKDYWNPENYTD
- a CDS encoding class I SAM-dependent DNA methyltransferase; this translates as MTVEQLKALEDRLWEAADKLRVDSGLKASEYATPILGLIFLRFASIRYNKVKPLITAELEAQKNSRMQREPHEIAIEKCGFYLPPEAEYDYLLTLPEKENIAKAIKVAMEKIELYKPELQDSLPKDEYFKLIKPDDNSLPKTLLKIFADIPEDVTGDVFGKVYEYFLSEFALAEGQGGGEFFTPTSVVKLMVEIIEPYKGTIFDPACGSAGMFVQSSQFIDRRREELHDTDTKDLMVYGAERTPETVKLARMNLAVNGLRGEIKPANSYYEDPYDSYGRFDYVMANPPFNVDDVNLDRVKGQKRFNEYGIPQNKTKKTGKKKDDPNTVPNGNYLWINLFATSLKPQGRAALVMANSASDARNSEADIRKNLIKSGVIDCMLTLPKNMFYTVTLPATLWFFDKRKEDSEPKVLFIDARNIFRQVTRALREFTEEQIQNIATIMRLYRGETHRLEELITQYQNKAKDYKKQAAKQASRVEQIEQAEPENAKEIKRWEKQLEEARNRHKMLLDKEQYYYNQIQWLQERFPNGIYEDVTGLCKAATLAEIEEQDWSLNTGRYVGIIIEEDGLTEEEFKSEMKSRLRCLNDLNSTSHKLESAINNDLNDLMT
- a CDS encoding type I restriction endonuclease subunit R → MHNFISEDQIEKAIIEVFVNNLGYRHINCHHTDITGRTDEKDVVIKPLLRAKLTELNPQLPPSVVDQAFEELCRTRFDQSELSANRELYGLIKNGVPLEIENKEGKKEPVTVRVISFDEQNVDKNDYLVVSQLWVQGPYIRRRPDLIVYINGLPIIFIELKNSNIALRNAYDDNLINYRKDIPLLFHYNAICMISNGLETKVGSFNAGFEHFFNWLRPENEKEFPDKQRIQQYGVSLDYAVLGLCEKNRLLDYLEHFIMYYNDQVKIAAKNHQFLGVNNAVDHFSLRLQHDAAGTDSANKGKLGVFWHTQGSGKSFSMIFFTQKVFRKFTGNFTFLIVTDRDDLDSQIYRNFLGAGAFTKNVKCRPKNSEDLREMLGTNTRYIFTLIQKFRYPKGQVYPVLSTRNDIVVIVDEAHRTQYKDLAENMRTGLPNAQYIAFTGTPLLGSKQLTQDWFGKTISEYNFKQSIEDEATVPLFYHKRVPEVLLQNDDIDEDLAEIVSDENLTDEQQVKLEQEFSREMEVIKRDDRLETIARDIVYHFPRRGYLGKGMVITIDKFTAVRMYDKVKRLWEEEKRKLQRQINETKNLEEKEDSKRILDWMRKTDMAVVVSEEAGEEEKFLKQGLHIKSHRERMVTPDENGQELEDKFKEPKDPLQLVFVCSMWLTGFDAPTVSTLYLDKPMKDHTLMQTIARANRVTDHLIFNKPKKNGLIVDYYNVFRNLKKAFASYGGGKIDATDASTEELPVREKDQLYVLLRDAISQCEQWCKERGIDLHKIETSDILFSKLSLFDEYTDIILSNEEDKKQFVVYDNTIDALYEACKPEILGRRKEFPLAVIIHYLRSVMDGRADRGNLDSAKRRISQLLDESIIAQDEPINADTANILEDSPYYIKAWKQIDLSKLNIEKLREEYQQAPYKHIEIADLRSFIADKLQQMIGRNTTRISFAQKLQEIIDRYNSGNSSNENYFDDLMDFVQQMKEEEMRAAREGMTDAELELFDLLKKDNLTKEEEQRVKLAAKNLLHKLKEEKPTVLITDWYKDNQTRFQVLGAIKRVLNDTLPDSYDRAIYSTKCDVVFDHFLTMAQRGIAS
- a CDS encoding restriction endonuclease subunit S — protein: MIIFYEKYFNECIKLNRGFDLPNNKIKEGKYPIVASTNIKAYHEIFKIKGPGVVTGRSGSLGIVQYIADDFWPLNTSLYVKDFKGNNPKYIYYLLQTMNLENFNSGAGVPTLNQNHLHSQKIKIPNLSLQQRIASILSGYDNFIALNNQRIKLLNEITQELYNEWFVRMRFPNYKNTKFAKGIPEDVGEIKYFKDFVKLNRGFDLPEDKIQQGTYPVIASTSIKAYHNEFKVKAPIITTGRSGSLGKVLYVNSNGWPLNTSLYVKDFKGNEPLYVFYTLKQLDLESFNSGAGVPSLNQNHLHKIKLWVADIKLQEKFKKLVEPIFQQIEILEQQKDELQKIRDRLLPRLISGKLKVKPHNEFNKTESTESHQVNDTIERSTEDTKVKSNPFFQRRVLAAHIIDHLKDEPTFGHVKLMKLMYLCEHLVEIETASHYHRDAAGPYDNRMIRSIDSQLKKAQWFECKKTDNKYQYTTLPKKEEYKNWFTKYYIDKEAGIENLLLLFGKEKTEKAEMVATLYEAWRDLKAKKQLPTDQAIIYEVLNNWHESKQRISEERWFKCLQWMKEKNWIT
- a CDS encoding recombinase family protein; protein product: MKAAYLYVRVSTDEQKKRGYSLPEQEDRLIKYCRYNNIEIKGIFREDFSAKNFNRPEWKKLVLTIKNRSKEDKNILFIKWDRFSRNIEYAYEMIGMLRRYRTTAMAIDQPIDFSVPESTVILAVYLSVPEAENSRRALNTANGIRRAKQMGRYPSKAPIGFINLTTLDGKKIIVQKQPEASIIKWVFDQLAKNLNKIEVVRKTAHDKGLKCSKSHFFRLVRNPAYCGLIQVRLNADEQYLVKGIHDPLISKALFYEVQHITLRLHRGLSKILSTKRHIKND
- a CDS encoding helix-turn-helix domain-containing protein, whose translation is MSFGTKIRELREAKKLLQRELAAKLDIDTPMFSKIERGERQAKREQVLLLAELLGSSQEDFLSVWLADKLYEVLKDEPTAEIALDLTKYELSKRNK